CGGTGTCCGAGGCACTGTTTACCGGATGAATGTCAACGAAGACAAATCAGCGTTGATTAAGGTGTATGACGGGACGGTCAATGTTGCCGGCGGTGGGCCGGCATTTGCGCCCCCTACGGTTGTTGGTCCGCCTCAGAAGATTGCCGGGCCCCATACCGTTGCCGGCCCGAGAAAAGTCACCATGGAAGAATGGACATTCATCATCAAGGCGATGCAGCAGATCGTGATCAGAGGCGATGGCACACCCGAGAAGCCGAGGGATTTTACGGAGCAGGAAGATCGCGATGCCTGGGTTGACTGGAATAAAAAACGGGACAGCGGCCTCGACTAATTAAATAAGTGAGTTGTGAAACGTGAGCATACCTAATTTCCTATCCCTGTTCAGGATTATTCTTGTTCCGGTCACGGTGATCCTCCTTATTGACGGATCGTTTTCAACCGCTCTGGCGACTTTTACTCTGGCGGGTGTGACTGATGCCCTGGATGGTTTTCTGGCTCGGGTCTTGAGTCAAAAAACCGTCCTGGGCGCCTACCTGGATCCCATTGCCGACAAAGCATTGCTTACGAGCTGTTTTGTGACGTTATCTATCCTGGGCATCATTCCCGGTTGGCTCACCGTGATCGTGGTGAGCAGGGACTTCATCATTCTTTTCGGTATTTCCATTTTTTTTATGGTGTCGGTTCCGTTTGAAATTCGACCGATATTTGTCAGTAAGGTAACTACGGCAGTGCAAATTATTACGGTTTTTCTTGCCCTGGCATTGAAAACGCTGGGGGGTGATGGCCAACCCTTATTAATCCATTCCCTGCACTGGCTGACGGCAGGATTCACTACCATTTCTGGATTTCACTATATTCTGAGGGGCATCAAGGCCATCAATAACTCATAAGTATGGGAAAGGCAAAGGAGAAAATTTATGACATTTGCCTTGACATAACAACGTTTTATTGTTAGGGATGCGGACTTTTTTTGAGAGGAAATACCGTAGGCACGTAGCTCAGTGGGAGAGCGCCATCCTGACGCGGTGGATGTCCAGGGTTCAAATCCCTGCGTGCCTACCATTTTTTTGTGTCTTTAATATTTATTGAGAAGTTTTGCAGGCTTGAAAATTGAGTATTGAGAAATTTGAAATTACCCTGCCCGCCAATGCCAAGGTGCCTTGTCAGTTCGATACGACCATCAGGGAAGCAATTGCGAAGTGGGATCAAGGTGAGTTGGCATTTGCCGTTGCCGCCCGGATGAATCGGGACTTGGTGGATTTAAGCTATCCCTTGCGTGAGGCGGTTAACCTCGAAATAATCAAGTCTTCCTCCCGGGAAGGTTTGCAGATTCTCCGCCATAGTATCGCCCATGTCATGGCCCAGGCGGTCCAGGAAATCTTTAAGGGAGTTCAGATCGCTATCGGGCCGGCCATTGACGATGGTTTTTACTACGATTTCGATTATGCGGAATCCTTTACGCCGGAAGACTTGGAGAAGATCGAAGCCAGGATGAACGAGATCATCGCTGCTGATCATCCTTTTCAGCGTCGCGAATTATCCCGGGCAGAGGCCTGCTCTCTCTTTCAAACAAGGGGGGAGTTATACAAGGTGGAGCTGATCAATGATCTGCCCGCGGATGTTGCCACTGTTAGTATTTACAGCCAGGGAGGCTATCTGGATCTTTGCCGGGGGCCGCACATACCTGCCACTGGTATGATCAAGGCGTTTAAATTGTTGAATATTGCCGGCGCCTATTGGCGGGGCGACGAGCGCAACAAGATGCTGCAACGCATCTACGGAACAGGATTTGCCGATCAGGAGGCGTTACAAGAGTATCTCAATCTGCTTGAAGAAGCTAAAAAGAGGGACCATAGGCGCTTAGGCAAGGAACTGGACCTTTTCCAGGTTAATGAAGAGGCCGGGGCGGGTCTGATCATCTATCACCCCAAAGGCGCCCTCTTGAGGACTATCATCGAAGATTGGGAAAAAAAGGAGCATCAAAAACGGGGCTACGACCTGGTCATGGGGCCTCAGATTCTCAAAGTAGACCTGTGGAAGAAGTCCGGCCACTTTGATCATTATCGGGAAAATATGTATTTTACCGAGGTGGAGGGGCAGAACTACGGCATCAAGCCCATGAACTGTCTGGCCCACATGCTGATATATAAAGCAAAGACGAGGAGTTACCGCGACCTTCCGCTGCGATTCTTTGAACTGGGCACGGTGCACCGCCACGAAAAAACAGGAGTCCTGCACGGGTTGCTGCGGGAGCGGCAGTTTACCCAGGATGACGCCCATATCCTCTGCACGCCGGAGCAGTTGAATGGAGAAATCAAGGCAGTCGTGGATTTTGTTGATTATGCCATGACGGTATTCGGCTTTGATTATGAAGTGGAGCTGAGTACCAGGCCGGAGAACTC
The nucleotide sequence above comes from Deltaproteobacteria bacterium. Encoded proteins:
- a CDS encoding CDP-alcohol phosphatidyltransferase family protein, encoding MSIPNFLSLFRIILVPVTVILLIDGSFSTALATFTLAGVTDALDGFLARVLSQKTVLGAYLDPIADKALLTSCFVTLSILGIIPGWLTVIVVSRDFIILFGISIFFMVSVPFEIRPIFVSKVTTAVQIITVFLALALKTLGGDGQPLLIHSLHWLTAGFTTISGFHYILRGIKAINNS
- the thrS gene encoding threonine--tRNA ligase translates to MEKFEITLPANAKVPCQFDTTIREAIAKWDQGELAFAVAARMNRDLVDLSYPLREAVNLEIIKSSSREGLQILRHSIAHVMAQAVQEIFKGVQIAIGPAIDDGFYYDFDYAESFTPEDLEKIEARMNEIIAADHPFQRRELSRAEACSLFQTRGELYKVELINDLPADVATVSIYSQGGYLDLCRGPHIPATGMIKAFKLLNIAGAYWRGDERNKMLQRIYGTGFADQEALQEYLNLLEEAKKRDHRRLGKELDLFQVNEEAGAGLIIYHPKGALLRTIIEDWEKKEHQKRGYDLVMGPQILKVDLWKKSGHFDHYRENMYFTEVEGQNYGIKPMNCLAHMLIYKAKTRSYRDLPLRFFELGTVHRHEKTGVLHGLLRERQFTQDDAHILCTPEQLNGEIKAVVDFVDYAMTVFGFDYEVELSTRPENSIGSDLDWEMAEAALRQALNDKGLAYDINEGDGAFYGPKIDFKLKDALKRKWQCATIQCDFTLPERFELAYIGADGEKHRPVMLHRVILGAIERFMGVLIEHYTGAFPVWLSPVQAVIVTVTDSQIPYGETVYRDLLEAGIRVEKDFRNEKLGYKIREAQVQKIPYMLVIGNREVEGAKVSPRQRDGKNLGSLSIGEFIALVTEKCRQYE